Proteins encoded within one genomic window of candidate division TA06 bacterium:
- the nrdR gene encoding transcriptional repressor NrdR: MKCPYCGHEEDKVVDSRSSKDGEAIRRRRECLRCGERFTTYEYIEKTPLNVVKRDGRREPFNRQKLIDGMITACRKRPISTEKIESLADQIELEISETASSEVTSLTIGQKVMEKLKGLDEVSYVRFASVYRKFKDTSEFHTVLKGLSEEEPPE, from the coding sequence ATGAAGTGTCCTTACTGCGGCCACGAGGAAGATAAGGTTGTCGATTCCCGTTCCAGCAAGGACGGTGAGGCAATAAGACGGAGGCGAGAGTGCCTTAGGTGTGGTGAACGGTTCACCACCTACGAGTACATTGAGAAGACTCCCTTGAACGTTGTCAAGAGGGACGGCAGGCGTGAACCGTTCAATCGACAAAAGCTGATAGATGGCATGATCACTGCTTGCAGAAAAAGGCCCATCTCCACAGAAAAGATAGAGTCTCTGGCCGACCAGATCGAACTCGAAATCTCAGAGACCGCATCATCAGAGGTCACCTCACTAACCATAGGCCAGAAGGTGATGGAGAAACTGAAAGGTTTAGATGAAGTTTCGTATGTGAGATTCGCATCTGTGTACAGGAAGTTCAAGGACACCAGCGAGTTTCATACCGTCCTGAAAGGACTCTCCGAAGAAGAACCCCCCGAGAA